The Claveliimonas bilis genome window below encodes:
- a CDS encoding glucosyltransferase domain-containing protein has product MIEFVKKYKTSIFLSVLFSLLCFGFMLTHFTITIDEESWILSARDETMWLYQGRFIIWLFDLIFTEGGNYAPFLWDISGILFWNLSGIIFAYCLFAKTEIKQWILFIFLSYYSSLTFVLGDVFSFSMYSLQIGLASVTVAAAFYYTLKYLEKKNWKTALIVLGLLLYSFGTYQAFICVYISAVAAFCLLCFLSGHRDRIKYDIIISAVLCLIAIASYYLINFIIGKAIGTQGYLTDNYIGWTSGEPLKAFALAMANVGRVSFAIPVLDVYVNGGTALRWVTIAFVIYAIWKFFKCNGIRKKAGIFFFSVALCFAPFSLYLAIATYKTQGRMMLALPLVGAVQLYLILREINKKALLYAAMAASGYLLFINARDMNLFYYYSSIVYEKDCSIAEEIMYDIEEKGIDYREKPLAFIGMVAQEPQPTKELGVLGGSMFAWDEGNNLRMTDFIQTRGYNVRAADSTQLQKALVESASMTVWPQEGSIKELDDVIVVYLSQPVEEWYITNQAQ; this is encoded by the coding sequence ATGATAGAATTTGTTAAAAAATACAAAACCAGCATATTTTTGTCCGTATTGTTCAGTCTTCTGTGTTTTGGATTTATGCTGACCCATTTTACCATCACGATTGATGAAGAATCCTGGATCTTATCGGCACGCGACGAAACGATGTGGCTTTATCAGGGAAGATTTATTATCTGGCTGTTTGATCTGATATTTACAGAGGGGGGAAATTATGCTCCGTTCTTATGGGATATTTCAGGCATTCTTTTTTGGAATTTATCAGGCATTATTTTTGCTTATTGCCTTTTTGCCAAAACAGAGATAAAACAATGGATTTTATTTATTTTTCTCTCCTATTACTCTTCTTTGACCTTTGTTCTGGGCGATGTTTTTTCTTTTTCTATGTACAGCCTGCAGATCGGTCTGGCATCTGTTACTGTGGCAGCCGCTTTCTATTATACGCTAAAGTATCTGGAAAAGAAGAACTGGAAAACAGCGCTCATTGTTCTGGGACTTTTGCTCTATAGCTTTGGAACATATCAGGCCTTTATCTGTGTATATATATCGGCAGTTGCAGCATTTTGCCTTTTGTGTTTCCTTTCAGGTCATCGCGACAGAATAAAATATGACATCATTATCTCTGCCGTCTTATGCCTTATTGCAATTGCATCCTACTATCTGATCAATTTCATAATCGGGAAAGCCATTGGAACACAGGGATACCTCACTGACAATTACATCGGCTGGACAAGCGGTGAGCCTCTCAAAGCCTTTGCCCTGGCTATGGCAAACGTTGGACGTGTATCTTTTGCTATTCCTGTTCTTGACGTATATGTCAACGGAGGCACAGCCCTTAGATGGGTGACGATTGCTTTCGTAATTTATGCAATATGGAAATTTTTCAAGTGCAACGGTATAAGAAAAAAGGCCGGCATATTTTTCTTTAGCGTAGCCTTATGCTTCGCTCCTTTCAGTCTTTATCTTGCTATCGCCACATATAAAACCCAGGGAAGAATGATGCTTGCTCTTCCTCTGGTTGGCGCTGTGCAGCTATACCTTATTCTGAGGGAAATAAACAAAAAAGCACTTTTATATGCCGCCATGGCAGCTTCGGGCTATCTGCTTTTTATAAATGCGCGCGATATGAATTTATTTTACTATTACAGCAGTATTGTATATGAGAAAGACTGCTCCATCGCCGAAGAAATCATGTATGATATAGAAGAAAAGGGCATCGACTACCGCGAAAAACCGCTCGCTTTTATCGGCATGGTAGCCCAGGAACCGCAGCCCACAAAAGAATTAGGTGTTTTAGGCGGTTCTATGTTTGCCTGGGACGAAGGGAATAATCTTCGTATGACGGACTTTATCCAGACCAGAGGTTATAATGTCAGAGCAGCTGACAGCACACAGCTTCAAAAAGCCCTCGTCGAATCTGCTTCCATGACTGTCTGGCCACAGGAAGGAAGTATAAAAGAACTGGATGATGTCATTGTCGTCTATCTATCCCAACCTGTAGAAGAATGGTATATCACTAACCAGGCACAATAG
- a CDS encoding glycosyltransferase family 2 protein, with protein sequence MKKPILYIVIPCYNEQEVLPITCSMFLKKILELIDREKIDEQSKILFVNDGSKDNTWEIIVELSKKNPHYIGISQSRNRGHQNAVLAGLMEAKDKCDITISIDCDGQDDINAMDQMVEEYWNGCEIVYGVRSKRDTDTWFKRTTALGFYRFMNSMGVDLVYNHADYRLVSSRALEAFSDFKEVNLFLRGMFPLVGFKSTSVYYERHERIAGESHYPLSKMLSLAFDGITSLSVKPIRIIVALGILISLISFIGVIWSVSVRLMGHSVDGWASTISTICFIGGIQLLCIGVIGEYIGKIYMEVKKRPRYIISEKTGTIYEKEN encoded by the coding sequence ATGAAAAAGCCAATATTGTACATTGTAATTCCTTGTTACAATGAACAGGAAGTACTGCCCATTACGTGCAGTATGTTTTTAAAGAAAATTTTGGAGCTTATCGACAGAGAAAAAATCGATGAGCAAAGTAAGATTTTATTTGTCAATGACGGCAGTAAAGATAATACCTGGGAAATTATCGTTGAGCTTTCCAAAAAGAATCCTCATTACATCGGTATATCTCAAAGCAGGAACAGAGGACACCAAAACGCTGTCCTGGCCGGTCTTATGGAAGCCAAGGACAAATGCGACATCACAATATCTATTGACTGTGACGGACAGGATGATATCAACGCAATGGATCAGATGGTAGAGGAATACTGGAACGGCTGCGAAATTGTTTATGGAGTGAGAAGCAAACGTGATACCGACACCTGGTTCAAGCGTACAACTGCCCTGGGATTTTACCGGTTTATGAACAGCATGGGCGTTGATCTTGTATACAACCATGCAGATTACAGGCTTGTATCAAGCAGAGCACTGGAAGCTTTTTCTGATTTTAAAGAAGTAAACCTGTTTCTTAGAGGCATGTTTCCTCTTGTAGGCTTCAAAAGTACAAGCGTATATTATGAACGGCACGAACGAATAGCAGGGGAAAGTCACTATCCTCTGTCTAAAATGCTTTCTCTTGCCTTTGACGGGATCACAAGTTTAAGCGTAAAACCAATCCGTATCATTGTCGCTTTAGGAATCCTGATCTCGTTAATCAGCTTTATTGGGGTCATTTGGTCTGTATCTGTAAGACTTATGGGGCACAGTGTAGACGGCTGGGCAAGTACAATAAGTACGATCTGCTTCATCGGTGGAATCCAGCTGCTCTGTATCGGAGTGATCGGCGAGTATATAGGAAAAATTTACATGGAAGTAAAGAAACGTCCCCGCTATATTATCAGCGAAAAAACCGGCACTATATATGAGAAAGAAAACTAA
- a CDS encoding pyridoxal phosphate-dependent aminotransferase — protein sequence MQNAKQPAFHGSDLEQIAEYYNLPKKEIISFGANVNPLGLSARVKEKLAENLDIISRYPDRNYTTLKETISAYCKIPVQYIVTGNGSTELISLLITQLKASHAVVIGPTYSEYQRELALTGGHISFYTLKESDNFCLDINDFMEQLPKDADLIILCNPNNPTSSAVPISDLENLIASCRKRGVFVMVDETYAEFAPSVDEISAVPLTRSFDNLMVIRGVSKFFAAPGLRLGYGITSSKDFLKALQIHQNPWSVSSIAAFAGEEMLKDAGYIEKTRNLILSEKKRICQVLDGFQNARYYEPYANFILVRIEKEGLSSFQVFEHAIRQKMMIRDCSSFEELEGEYIRFCIMHPEDNDRLLKCLGEIIG from the coding sequence ATGCAAAACGCGAAACAGCCCGCTTTTCACGGAAGCGATCTGGAACAGATTGCAGAATATTACAATCTTCCAAAAAAAGAGATCATAAGCTTTGGAGCCAATGTAAACCCGCTGGGACTTTCCGCCCGGGTCAAAGAAAAACTTGCTGAAAATCTGGATATTATTTCCAGATATCCCGACCGTAATTATACTACTTTAAAGGAAACCATATCCGCGTACTGCAAAATTCCTGTCCAGTACATCGTCACCGGCAACGGCTCCACAGAACTGATCTCTCTTTTAATCACACAGCTTAAAGCCTCTCATGCAGTCGTTATCGGTCCCACTTATTCTGAATACCAAAGAGAACTTGCCCTTACCGGCGGACATATCTCCTTCTACACATTAAAAGAATCGGATAATTTCTGCCTGGATATCAATGATTTTATGGAACAGCTTCCGAAAGATGCAGATCTTATCATTCTATGCAACCCTAACAATCCTACTTCTTCCGCTGTCCCTATCTCTGATTTGGAAAACCTCATAGCTTCCTGCCGCAAAAGAGGTGTTTTTGTTATGGTGGATGAGACATATGCAGAATTTGCTCCTTCTGTAGATGAGATCTCCGCCGTTCCTCTGACTCGCTCTTTCGACAACCTTATGGTTATCCGCGGCGTTTCCAAATTTTTTGCAGCTCCGGGCCTTCGCCTGGGCTATGGGATCACCAGCAGCAAGGACTTTCTTAAGGCTCTTCAGATTCATCAAAATCCCTGGAGCGTCAGCAGCATTGCTGCCTTTGCCGGGGAAGAAATGCTGAAGGATGCCGGGTATATCGAAAAGACCCGGAATCTTATCCTTTCCGAGAAAAAGCGGATCTGTCAGGTTCTGGACGGCTTTCAAAATGCCAGATACTATGAGCCTTATGCCAATTTCATTTTAGTGCGCATCGAAAAGGAGGGACTCTCCTCCTTCCAGGTATTTGAGCATGCCATCCGGCAGAAAATGATGATCCGCGACTGTTCTTCTTTTGAAGAACTGGAGGGAGAATATATCCGTTTCTGTATTATGCACCCCGAGGATAATGACCGGCTTTTGAAATGCCTGGGAGAAATAATAGGTTAG